One region of Hymenobacter sediminicola genomic DNA includes:
- a CDS encoding uracil-DNA glycosylase — protein MNVKIEESWRKVLQPEFEKSYFQHLIAFVKGEYATATVYPPGPNIFHAFEACPFDQVKVVILGQDPYHGKGQAHGLSFSVAEGIRTPPSLQNIFKELQADIPETPPAPNGNLDRWAQQGVLLLNATLTVRAGEPASHQKRGWEQFTDAVIQKISEQKDHVVFILWGAYAQKKSELIDAKKHLILKAAHPSPYAADRGFFGSRPFSKTNAYLQQKGLQPIQW, from the coding sequence ATGAATGTAAAGATAGAAGAAAGCTGGCGCAAGGTTTTGCAACCCGAATTTGAGAAATCATACTTTCAGCACCTTATTGCTTTTGTAAAAGGTGAATACGCCACCGCCACGGTTTATCCACCCGGCCCGAATATCTTCCATGCTTTCGAAGCCTGCCCATTTGATCAGGTGAAAGTGGTGATACTGGGCCAAGACCCTTACCATGGTAAAGGACAGGCACATGGCCTGAGCTTTTCGGTAGCGGAGGGAATCCGTACGCCACCTTCGCTCCAGAATATTTTCAAGGAACTGCAGGCCGATATTCCCGAAACTCCGCCCGCTCCCAATGGTAACCTCGACCGGTGGGCCCAGCAAGGGGTTCTGCTCCTGAATGCTACTCTCACGGTGCGCGCCGGCGAACCGGCCAGCCACCAGAAAAGAGGCTGGGAACAATTCACGGATGCCGTTATTCAGAAAATTTCGGAACAGAAAGACCACGTTGTCTTTATTCTCTGGGGAGCCTATGCCCAGAAAAAGTCGGAGTTGATTGATGCCAAAAAGCACCTCATCCTAAAAGCGGCGCATCCTTCCCCCTATGCCGCCGACCGGGGCTTCTTCGGCTCCCGACCCTTCAGCAAAACCAACGCATACCTTCAGCAGAAAGGGTTGCAACCCATACAATGGTAG
- the lepB gene encoding signal peptidase I, producing the protein MAVQQSWEERMKAASASTKPLEKKKGFFREWGDAILFAVVAATLIRWATFEAYTIPTPSMEDSLLVGDYLFVSKLHYGPRTPQTPLQIPLTHQTLWGTGLKSYSDLIQLPSYRLPGFSEVKRGDVVVFNVPFESQHPADLRTNYIKRCVATAGDVLEIKDTQVFINGKPMTNPPQSQNRYFLQVPQPNDDLYKAFQEQHVTNFNRPDGKPEPLFGTQEPTFMIDATATTADFFRKQPYVKAVVQDKAVPGQAEPDVFPNNPDYPQSTPAPINNWNKDNFGPLQLPKKGQTVQITPQNTPIYQKIIMRYEHNEGVTIQNGVLLQNGQPLQRYTFKQDYYFMMGDNRHDSLDSRYWGFVPEDHIVGKAVMIWMSVDPYADAFHKIRWNRIFNTID; encoded by the coding sequence ATGGCCGTACAACAGTCCTGGGAAGAACGCATGAAAGCGGCTTCCGCCTCTACTAAGCCCCTTGAAAAGAAGAAAGGCTTCTTCCGGGAGTGGGGCGACGCTATTCTGTTTGCTGTCGTAGCGGCCACGCTCATCCGCTGGGCCACTTTCGAGGCCTATACCATCCCAACACCGTCGATGGAGGACTCCCTGCTGGTAGGCGACTATCTGTTTGTGAGCAAGCTGCACTACGGTCCCCGCACGCCTCAGACGCCGCTGCAGATTCCGCTCACGCACCAGACGCTTTGGGGCACGGGCCTCAAGAGCTACTCCGACCTGATTCAGCTGCCGAGCTACCGTCTGCCGGGCTTTTCGGAAGTAAAGCGTGGCGACGTGGTAGTGTTCAATGTGCCCTTCGAGAGCCAGCACCCCGCCGACCTGCGTACCAACTACATCAAGCGGTGCGTGGCCACAGCCGGCGACGTCCTGGAAATCAAAGACACACAGGTGTTCATCAATGGCAAGCCCATGACGAACCCGCCACAGAGCCAGAACCGCTACTTCCTACAGGTACCTCAGCCGAACGACGACCTGTACAAGGCGTTTCAGGAGCAGCACGTCACCAACTTCAACCGGCCTGATGGCAAGCCGGAGCCGCTCTTCGGTACGCAGGAACCTACATTTATGATTGATGCTACGGCTACCACGGCTGACTTCTTCCGCAAGCAGCCTTACGTGAAGGCCGTAGTGCAGGACAAAGCTGTACCGGGCCAGGCTGAACCGGATGTATTCCCGAACAATCCTGATTATCCGCAGAGCACTCCGGCCCCCATCAACAACTGGAACAAGGACAACTTTGGGCCGCTGCAGCTACCCAAAAAGGGGCAAACGGTACAAATTACGCCTCAGAATACGCCCATCTACCAAAAAATCATCATGCGCTACGAGCATAATGAGGGCGTGACAATACAGAACGGCGTACTGCTGCAGAACGGTCAGCCGCTTCAACGCTACACCTTCAAGCAGGACTACTACTTCATGATGGGCGACAACCGCCACGACTCGCTCGACTCCCGCTACTGGGGTTTCGTGCCCGAAGACCATATTGTGGGCAAAGCCGTCATGATTTGGATGTCGGTAGACCCGTATGCCGATGCCTTCCACAAAATCCGCTGGAACCGCATTTTCAACACCATCGACTAG
- the dapB gene encoding 4-hydroxy-tetrahydrodipicolinate reductase, whose protein sequence is MKLLLIGYGKMGRAIEARAIARGHQIVGIIDPAHPEVTIADFSPATVDAAIEFTHPDAAFANVQACLRQGLPVVCGSTGWLHHFPEAVELCQQTDGSLFYASNYSVGVNLFFHFNEYIAAKMHQFGGYDVQVREIHHTQKVDQPSGTALTAAEAILRHFPAKTIWRNEEAQQPNELAVLSERTGQVVGTHIVTYSSDADSLELKHEAHTRDGFVDGALLAAEWLPGHQGVFGMKDLLGL, encoded by the coding sequence ATGAAGCTTTTGCTGATTGGCTACGGCAAAATGGGCCGTGCTATTGAGGCCCGTGCCATAGCACGTGGCCACCAGATTGTCGGCATCATCGACCCCGCCCACCCCGAAGTCACTATTGCAGACTTTAGCCCTGCCACGGTGGATGCAGCCATCGAGTTTACGCATCCTGATGCGGCCTTTGCTAATGTGCAAGCGTGCCTGCGCCAAGGGCTGCCAGTGGTGTGCGGCTCTACGGGCTGGCTACACCACTTTCCGGAGGCCGTAGAGTTGTGCCAGCAGACTGATGGGTCGCTGTTCTATGCCTCCAACTACAGTGTGGGGGTAAACCTGTTTTTCCACTTCAACGAGTACATAGCGGCCAAAATGCATCAGTTTGGTGGCTATGATGTGCAGGTGCGCGAAATCCACCATACGCAGAAAGTCGACCAGCCCAGCGGTACTGCCCTTACGGCGGCCGAGGCTATTCTGCGCCACTTCCCTGCCAAAACCATCTGGCGCAACGAAGAGGCCCAGCAGCCCAATGAACTGGCTGTACTAAGTGAGCGAACTGGTCAGGTTGTCGGCACTCATATCGTGACGTACTCCTCGGATGCCGATTCGCTGGAACTAAAGCACGAGGCCCACACCCGCGACGGATTTGTGGACGGAGCCCTGCTGGCAGCCGAGTGGCTTCCTGGCCACCAAGGCGTGTTCGGGATGAAAGACCTGCTGGGGCTCTAG
- a CDS encoding DUF5683 domain-containing protein — protein MNLRFRLSKLAAATLLALPLAAQAQTTDTGVAPAIVTAGPDSARVRTPVVPDSVRRTARLFGMKMTKPAKAGLLAALLPSAGQIYNHRWWKLPLVYGAVGGTLYGEIHYQKLYRGFADAYNARTDGDPTTFNEVEGDNGTVGRTNDYVKRGVIVYRRQRDSFVAWTALAYTMQILDAVVDAHLRDFDISDDLSLHWDPTLLRMPTAAATPGVGLTLTLK, from the coding sequence ATGAATCTGCGCTTCCGCCTTTCGAAACTAGCAGCGGCTACGCTATTGGCGTTGCCACTGGCAGCGCAGGCCCAAACCACCGATACGGGCGTAGCGCCAGCCATTGTCACGGCCGGGCCAGATTCGGCCCGCGTGCGTACGCCCGTTGTGCCCGACTCCGTACGGCGCACGGCACGGCTATTTGGCATGAAGATGACCAAGCCCGCGAAAGCCGGGTTGCTGGCGGCCTTGCTGCCCAGCGCAGGCCAGATCTATAACCATCGGTGGTGGAAGCTGCCGCTGGTATATGGTGCGGTGGGTGGCACGCTCTACGGCGAAATTCACTACCAGAAGCTGTACCGCGGGTTTGCGGATGCCTACAACGCCCGCACCGACGGCGACCCAACGACTTTTAACGAAGTAGAAGGTGACAATGGCACTGTGGGCCGCACGAATGATTATGTGAAGCGCGGTGTTATCGTGTACCGCCGCCAGCGCGACTCCTTTGTAGCCTGGACGGCGCTGGCCTATACCATGCAGATCCTGGATGCCGTGGTAGACGCTCATCTGCGCGACTTTGACATCAGCGACGACCTGAGTCTGCACTGGGACCCGACCCTGCTTCGCATGCCCACTGCCGCCGCTACCCCAGGAGTTGGCCTTACTCTCACGCTGAAATGA
- a CDS encoding ParB/RepB/Spo0J family partition protein, whose protein sequence is MSEKQEEKSVPAALPAAAKRKVGGLGRGLNALIEGSYEKKGDRLGLVPHPVNSVGLIPVGHIEANPYQPRTHFDQEALRELAESIKIQGIIQPVTVRQTGTNAYQLISGERRLQASKLAGLDTIPAYIRKADDQQMLEMALIENIQRENLNAIEIALSYQRLVSECNLKQEELGDRVGKNRSTVTNYLRLLKLPPDIQIGLRDTAISMGHARALISIENAEQQLALFHRIVAEELSVRRVEQLVRAGLSPVDKPNSPEAKTVQEDTVAIPVAELRRTERHLTERFGSRVMVKPGPQGRGEIKIAFDSVEDMQRILHILHPA, encoded by the coding sequence ATGTCAGAGAAGCAAGAAGAGAAATCCGTTCCGGCTGCGCTTCCCGCAGCGGCAAAGCGCAAAGTCGGTGGTCTGGGCCGTGGCCTGAATGCCTTGATTGAAGGCAGCTACGAGAAAAAGGGCGACCGGCTAGGTCTGGTTCCGCACCCGGTCAACTCTGTGGGGTTGATTCCGGTTGGCCACATCGAGGCCAACCCATACCAGCCCCGCACCCATTTCGACCAAGAAGCCCTCCGCGAACTGGCGGAGAGCATCAAAATTCAAGGCATCATTCAGCCCGTAACGGTGCGCCAGACCGGCACCAACGCCTACCAGCTCATTTCGGGTGAGCGGCGTCTGCAGGCCTCCAAGCTCGCCGGCCTCGATACCATTCCGGCCTATATCCGGAAAGCCGATGACCAGCAGATGCTGGAAATGGCGCTTATCGAGAACATTCAGCGCGAAAACCTCAACGCTATTGAAATTGCCTTGAGCTACCAGCGCCTCGTGAGTGAGTGCAACCTGAAGCAGGAAGAACTAGGGGACCGGGTGGGCAAAAACCGCTCGACGGTCACCAATTACCTGCGTCTGCTGAAGCTGCCACCCGATATCCAGATTGGCTTGCGTGATACGGCTATCAGCATGGGCCATGCCCGCGCCCTGATCAGCATTGAAAATGCCGAGCAGCAGTTGGCGTTGTTTCACCGGATTGTGGCCGAGGAACTGTCGGTGCGGCGTGTGGAGCAACTGGTACGTGCTGGCCTGAGCCCTGTCGACAAGCCTAATTCGCCGGAAGCCAAAACTGTACAGGAGGATACGGTAGCTATTCCGGTAGCGGAGTTGCGCCGTACGGAACGCCACCTCACCGAGCGTTTTGGGAGCCGCGTGATGGTGAAGCCAGGCCCTCAGGGACGTGGCGAAATCAAAATAGCCTTCGACTCAGTGGAGGATATGCAACGCATCCTCCATATCCTGCATCCTGCGTAA
- a CDS encoding ParA family protein produces MGKIIAVANQKGGVGKTTSSINLAASLAALEYRTLLVDADPQANATSGVGFDPKDIQNSIYECMVDGINAQDIILQTNILPHLDLMPSHIDLVGAEVEMINLPNREEKMKEALRPLADQYDFIIIDCSPSLGLITVNALTAAHSVIIPVQCEYFALEGLGKLLNTIKIIQSRLNENLEIEGILLTMYDVRLRLSNQVVEEVKLHFQQLVFDTIIPRNVKLSESPSFGIPVILHDAESKGSISYLNLAREIVEKNVEAAGTTEAAEDTAA; encoded by the coding sequence ATGGGAAAAATCATTGCGGTAGCCAACCAGAAAGGTGGCGTGGGCAAGACCACTTCCTCGATTAACCTCGCGGCTTCTTTGGCTGCGCTGGAATATCGGACCTTGCTGGTAGATGCCGACCCGCAGGCCAACGCCACTTCCGGCGTAGGCTTCGACCCGAAGGATATTCAGAACAGCATCTACGAGTGCATGGTGGACGGCATTAATGCCCAGGACATCATCCTCCAGACCAACATTCTGCCTCACCTCGACCTGATGCCCTCCCACATCGACTTGGTGGGTGCCGAGGTGGAGATGATTAATCTGCCTAATCGGGAAGAGAAGATGAAGGAGGCCCTGCGCCCCCTCGCCGACCAGTACGATTTCATCATCATCGACTGCTCGCCTTCGCTGGGCCTGATTACGGTGAATGCCCTGACGGCCGCCCACTCGGTTATCATTCCGGTACAGTGCGAGTATTTCGCGCTGGAAGGCCTGGGCAAGCTGCTCAACACCATCAAAATCATTCAGAGCCGCCTCAACGAAAACCTGGAAATCGAGGGCATTCTGCTCACGATGTATGACGTGCGCCTGCGCCTCAGCAACCAAGTGGTAGAGGAAGTAAAGCTGCACTTCCAGCAGCTCGTGTTCGACACTATCATTCCGCGCAACGTGAAGCTCTCAGAGTCGCCGAGCTTCGGCATTCCAGTCATCCTGCACGATGCGGAGAGCAAAGGCAGCATCAGCTACCTCAATCTGGCCCGAGAAATTGTGGAGAAGAACGTGGAAGCCGCTGGCACTACTGAAGCAGCCGAGGACACAGCAGCGTAA
- a CDS encoding metal-dependent hydrolase, whose translation MRLTYYGHSCFLLETGGSSVLFDPFIRPNPMAKDVEVDKIPADFILLSHGHADHVADAEEIGKRTGADFVGMAEVVGWFGKKGLKATYGMNLGGTLKLPFGTVKMVAAAHSSSMPDGSYGGLAAGFVVEAEGKTFYYAGDTALTYDMKLLAERHSLDFAILPIGDHYTMGIDDALTAADWTGAPKIIGMHYDTFPPITIDQAEARAKAQQAGKELVLLKIGETITL comes from the coding sequence ATGCGCCTTACTTACTACGGACATTCCTGTTTCCTGCTCGAAACCGGCGGCAGCAGCGTCCTTTTCGACCCCTTCATCCGTCCGAACCCGATGGCCAAAGACGTTGAAGTGGATAAAATTCCCGCTGATTTCATTCTGCTCAGCCACGGTCACGCCGACCATGTGGCCGATGCCGAGGAAATTGGCAAGCGCACCGGTGCCGACTTTGTGGGCATGGCGGAAGTAGTGGGGTGGTTCGGTAAGAAAGGCCTCAAAGCAACCTATGGCATGAACCTGGGTGGCACCCTGAAGCTGCCCTTCGGAACAGTGAAGATGGTAGCCGCGGCCCACTCCAGCTCTATGCCCGATGGTTCCTACGGTGGCCTTGCAGCCGGATTCGTGGTAGAGGCAGAAGGCAAAACCTTCTACTACGCCGGCGATACTGCCCTCACCTATGACATGAAACTGCTGGCCGAACGCCATTCGCTCGACTTCGCCATTCTGCCCATCGGCGACCATTATACCATGGGCATTGACGATGCACTGACGGCAGCCGACTGGACAGGGGCGCCCAAAATCATCGGGATGCACTACGACACCTTCCCTCCTATCACCATCGACCAAGCCGAGGCGCGTGCCAAAGCCCAGCAGGCCGGCAAAGAGCTAGTGCTGCTGAAAATCGGCGAAACCATTACTTTGTAA
- a CDS encoding ABC transporter substrate-binding protein, with product MLPISRLAAAPVFLLLTALAGCQSPAPATDARRVFRYNQPESLTSLDPAFARNQANTWAVTQLYNGLVELDDSLKPGPSIARRYNISPDGKTYTFWLRPNVRFHDAEAFAGGKGRRVTAQDFVYSFKRLLDGPTASPGGWIFRGKVLEKAAGEPSDTCFVAVNDSTLRIHLQEPFIPFLGILTMPYAYVVPREAVQKYGKDFREHPVGTGPFVFKEWDEGNAIIYHRNPGYWKKDAQGQPLPYLDAVQISFIQDRKTEFLTFMQGKLDFLSGIRSGSRDLILYPDGAVREDFRGKFQLQKVPYLNTEYLGMQQDPANLRGDNAETGRALRDKRVRQALNYALNKPEFLAYFLNNVGKPGNSGFVPASLPSFSPALVPGYTYQPEKARQLLKAAGYGPSKPLKLRLSTVAETKEYCEYYQKKWAEVGVQVEIDVNQGAAHGELIDNGRAAFFTRSWLGDYPDAENYLALFYSKNFAPAGPNKTHFKSTAYDRLYEQAKLEQNTEKRYNLYRQMDRIVVEECPVVAVYYDEVVRLTQNNVRGLTPNPMNQLVLERVRKE from the coding sequence ATGCTTCCGATTTCGCGCCTGGCTGCTGCACCTGTCTTCCTGTTGCTTACGGCGCTGGCCGGGTGCCAAAGCCCCGCACCGGCTACCGATGCCCGCCGTGTGTTCCGCTACAATCAGCCCGAAAGCCTGACGTCGCTGGACCCGGCCTTTGCCCGCAACCAGGCCAATACCTGGGCCGTGACCCAGCTCTATAACGGCCTCGTGGAGCTTGATGATAGCCTCAAACCCGGTCCCAGCATTGCGCGCCGCTACAACATTTCGCCCGATGGCAAGACGTATACGTTCTGGCTTCGGCCGAATGTGCGCTTCCATGATGCCGAGGCGTTTGCAGGCGGTAAAGGCCGGCGCGTTACGGCCCAGGATTTCGTGTATAGCTTTAAGCGGCTGCTCGATGGCCCAACAGCCAGTCCTGGCGGCTGGATTTTCCGAGGCAAAGTGCTGGAAAAAGCCGCTGGAGAGCCGTCGGATACGTGCTTTGTGGCCGTAAATGACTCCACGCTGCGTATTCATCTGCAGGAGCCCTTCATCCCGTTTCTGGGTATCCTGACGATGCCGTATGCCTACGTGGTGCCGCGCGAGGCCGTGCAGAAGTACGGCAAAGACTTCCGAGAACATCCGGTAGGCACCGGGCCGTTCGTATTCAAAGAATGGGACGAGGGCAACGCCATTATCTACCACCGCAACCCCGGCTACTGGAAGAAAGATGCCCAGGGCCAGCCACTACCTTACCTCGATGCGGTGCAGATTAGCTTCATTCAGGACCGCAAAACCGAGTTTCTGACCTTTATGCAGGGCAAGCTCGATTTCCTGAGTGGCATCCGTAGTGGTTCCCGCGACCTTATTCTGTACCCTGATGGCGCGGTGCGGGAAGACTTTCGGGGCAAGTTTCAGCTCCAGAAAGTGCCTTACCTAAACACCGAGTACCTGGGTATGCAGCAGGACCCCGCCAACCTGCGCGGCGACAACGCCGAAACCGGCCGCGCCCTGCGCGACAAGCGCGTGCGGCAAGCCCTGAATTATGCCTTGAACAAGCCGGAGTTTCTGGCCTATTTCCTCAACAACGTGGGCAAGCCCGGCAATTCGGGCTTTGTGCCGGCTTCGCTGCCGTCTTTCAGTCCTGCGTTGGTGCCGGGCTACACCTACCAGCCCGAAAAGGCCCGGCAGCTACTCAAAGCGGCAGGCTACGGACCTAGCAAGCCGCTGAAGCTACGCCTGAGCACCGTGGCCGAAACCAAGGAATACTGCGAGTACTACCAGAAAAAGTGGGCCGAAGTGGGCGTTCAGGTGGAAATCGACGTGAACCAGGGCGCGGCTCACGGTGAGTTGATTGACAACGGCCGTGCCGCCTTCTTCACCCGCAGCTGGCTCGGCGACTATCCCGACGCTGAAAACTATCTGGCGCTATTCTATAGCAAGAACTTCGCGCCTGCGGGCCCGAACAAAACGCACTTCAAGAGCACTGCCTACGACCGGCTCTATGAGCAGGCCAAGCTGGAACAGAACACCGAAAAGCGCTATAATCTGTACCGCCAGATGGACCGCATTGTGGTGGAAGAGTGCCCTGTAGTGGCCGTGTACTACGACGAAGTGGTGCGTCTCACCCAAAACAACGTGCGAGGCCTCACGCCTAATCCCATGAACCAACTGGTACTGGAGCGGGTGCGAAAAGAGTAG
- a CDS encoding DUF6438 domain-containing protein, with the protein MRPFLPLFLLALGVGTLPACTVNYYVPAGTETATTTPAPRPPRSRPQRYQPQQGTVRWESAPVVSTPAAPTRPPVSAPTSPPVRTAPPIRTSPPVRTSPPVTTGPVRQNPTVRPPVINPPVATTKPVRTVPAPATPSPAQPAGTTPTPVTSQPTATTDGSLTTALPEQPASPVAGNGKVLAVQPEQPVTTTGEVKPPKTISSPTTAGTSLPADEVPVAEPQKEPSIVFTKTPCLGTCPHYTATIYPDGRVSYEGFRYAPVEGKREFRISLSTVNTILAQAREINFADLKSSYSDGATDLPSTTVTIRQAGGPTKKVSVESSEPAELKSFFRYIEKQITDGLGVTADQ; encoded by the coding sequence ATGCGCCCTTTTCTACCCCTTTTTCTGTTGGCTCTGGGTGTAGGCACGCTGCCAGCCTGCACCGTTAATTACTACGTGCCGGCCGGTACCGAAACCGCCACTACGACGCCCGCTCCCCGGCCGCCCCGCTCCCGCCCGCAACGGTATCAGCCGCAGCAAGGCACTGTGCGCTGGGAATCAGCACCAGTAGTCAGTACACCTGCTGCGCCTACGCGCCCCCCTGTTTCGGCCCCTACGTCTCCTCCCGTGCGTACTGCACCACCCATTCGCACGTCCCCCCCAGTTCGTACCTCGCCTCCAGTTACCACCGGCCCGGTGCGTCAGAACCCAACGGTACGCCCCCCGGTGATTAACCCTCCGGTAGCTACGACTAAACCCGTACGCACCGTTCCGGCTCCTGCTACTCCCTCGCCTGCACAGCCTGCCGGTACCACGCCCACCCCTGTAACCAGCCAGCCCACCGCAACCACCGACGGCAGCCTGACCACGGCACTCCCGGAACAGCCTGCTAGTCCGGTAGCCGGAAACGGCAAGGTCTTGGCCGTGCAACCAGAGCAGCCTGTTACGACTACGGGTGAGGTAAAGCCGCCTAAAACGATTTCCTCGCCAACCACCGCAGGCACCAGCCTGCCAGCCGATGAAGTACCAGTAGCGGAGCCGCAGAAAGAGCCCAGCATTGTTTTCACGAAGACACCCTGCCTGGGCACCTGCCCGCATTACACCGCCACTATCTATCCTGATGGCCGCGTGAGCTACGAAGGGTTTCGCTACGCACCAGTAGAAGGCAAGCGTGAGTTCAGAATTTCGCTATCCACAGTCAACACCATTCTGGCTCAGGCGCGGGAAATCAACTTTGCAGACCTGAAAAGCAGCTACTCTGATGGAGCCACGGACCTGCCTTCTACTACTGTCACTATCCGGCAAGCCGGTGGCCCCACCAAAAAGGTCAGTGTAGAGTCCAGTGAACCGGCCGAACTAAAAAGCTTCTTCCGCTACATCGAGAAACAAATTACCGACGGGCTAGGCGTCACAGCAGACCAGTAG
- the yidC gene encoding membrane protein insertase YidC — protein sequence MDRNSATGLFLIAALLLVYLYFFKPETPKELPADKPTTAASTAPGATPATAAAPFDSTAAARTLGAFAGAAQGTAQQVQLQNDNVAITFSSKGGRVEAVRLKNYKTFFGKPLDLLDAQSAQIDTRFRTIGGQNVRLSDLYFQPGTVQPFAEGDKKGQRLSFTASVAGGQIEEVYTLADGSYELGYDLRFTGLQQAMSQEPLTFTFVDRVRQTEQDLKQNRNHTTINHYLAADDHGALAEASEKPEEVTITEPVKWAAHKHDFFVAGIIANDKFSNGKFNSTVDLNDSTFIKTLSTTLSIPAADAQQGKASFRYYFGPNSLPILKDVAPGFDRNVYLGWGLFRWVNQFVVLPVFHTLEQFISSYGIIIALLVVLIKLVTWPLTYKTYVSQAKMKVLKPEIDAIKEKAGDDQMKVQQETMKLYSSFGVSPLSGCVPTLLTLPILFAMFQFFPNAIELRQEHFLWAKDLSTYDDLIKLPFTVPFLGNHISLFTVLMTLSTLLMTWQSNQMNPAAMQGPMKFYSYLMPVIFMFVLNSFAAGLTWYYLVSNLATLGQQALTRRFVDDTKIRAQLEANKVKNKDKKPSGFGARLQDAMRAAQERDAQPRSGADAGTSASVEPKPKKPTRRS from the coding sequence ATGGACAGAAATTCAGCAACTGGCCTGTTTCTGATAGCAGCCTTGCTCCTCGTCTACCTGTATTTCTTCAAGCCCGAAACGCCCAAAGAACTACCGGCCGACAAGCCTACCACGGCGGCCAGCACCGCGCCCGGCGCCACTCCTGCTACGGCCGCTGCCCCCTTCGATTCAACTGCTGCGGCCCGCACGCTTGGTGCTTTTGCCGGCGCCGCGCAGGGCACTGCCCAGCAGGTGCAGCTGCAGAACGACAACGTGGCTATTACTTTCTCCTCGAAAGGAGGCCGTGTGGAGGCTGTGCGCCTGAAGAACTACAAGACTTTCTTCGGCAAGCCGCTGGATCTGCTGGATGCCCAGAGCGCCCAGATTGATACCCGTTTCCGGACTATCGGTGGTCAGAACGTGCGTCTGTCGGACTTGTATTTCCAGCCCGGTACGGTGCAGCCATTTGCCGAAGGTGACAAGAAAGGCCAACGCCTAAGCTTCACGGCCAGTGTGGCCGGTGGCCAGATTGAGGAAGTGTATACCCTGGCCGATGGCTCCTACGAGCTAGGCTACGACCTGCGTTTCACAGGTCTGCAGCAGGCTATGTCGCAGGAGCCGCTCACGTTTACGTTCGTGGACCGCGTGCGCCAGACTGAGCAGGACCTGAAGCAGAACCGCAACCATACCACCATCAACCACTACTTGGCCGCTGATGACCACGGCGCGTTGGCGGAGGCCTCCGAGAAACCGGAGGAGGTGACTATCACGGAGCCGGTGAAGTGGGCCGCCCACAAACACGACTTCTTCGTAGCTGGTATCATTGCCAACGACAAGTTTTCGAATGGTAAGTTCAACTCTACCGTTGACCTGAACGACAGCACGTTCATCAAAACGCTGAGCACCACGCTCAGCATTCCGGCGGCCGATGCGCAGCAGGGCAAGGCCAGCTTCCGCTACTATTTCGGCCCGAACTCGCTGCCTATTCTGAAGGATGTGGCACCGGGCTTCGACCGGAACGTGTACCTAGGCTGGGGGCTGTTCCGCTGGGTAAATCAGTTTGTGGTGCTGCCCGTGTTCCACACCCTGGAGCAGTTCATCAGCTCCTACGGCATCATCATCGCGCTGCTAGTGGTACTCATCAAGCTCGTGACATGGCCTCTGACGTACAAAACGTACGTGTCGCAGGCTAAGATGAAAGTGCTGAAGCCGGAAATCGACGCCATCAAGGAGAAGGCCGGCGACGACCAGATGAAGGTGCAGCAGGAAACCATGAAGCTGTACTCAAGCTTCGGGGTGAGCCCGCTGAGCGGCTGCGTACCCACGCTGCTGACGCTGCCCATCTTGTTTGCTATGTTCCAGTTCTTCCCCAACGCCATTGAGCTGCGGCAGGAGCATTTCCTGTGGGCCAAGGACTTGAGCACCTACGACGACCTGATTAAGCTGCCCTTCACGGTGCCATTCCTGGGCAACCACATCAGCCTGTTCACGGTGCTGATGACGCTTTCGACGCTGCTGATGACCTGGCAGAGCAATCAGATGAACCCGGCCGCTATGCAGGGCCCGATGAAGTTCTACAGCTACCTGATGCCCGTGATATTCATGTTTGTGCTGAACAGCTTCGCGGCCGGCCTGACTTGGTACTACCTCGTTTCGAACCTGGCTACGCTGGGCCAGCAGGCTCTCACGCGCCGCTTCGTAGATGACACGAAGATCCGGGCGCAGCTGGAAGCCAACAAGGTGAAGAACAAGGACAAGAAGCCTTCAGGCTTCGGAGCCCGCCTCCAGGATGCCATGCGTGCCGCGCAGGAGCGCGACGCCCAGCCACGTTCGGGTGCTGATGCCGGTACTTCAGCCTCCGTGGAGCCCAAGCCCAAGAAGCCAACTCGTCGCTCTTAG